The nucleotide window GAGCAATATGCCATACAAACCGGTCAGCACCCTGCCATTACTACCGAAACTAATATTGCAACCTACCGCCGCCAGCTTGATCAGTTAGGCTTCTCGTTCGATTGGAGCCGCGAGGTGCGCACCAGTTCGCCCGATTATTACAAGTGGACACAGTGGATATTTATGCAGCTATTTAATAGCTGGTATAATAAAGATACCGATAAAGCCGAATCCATCAGCACCCTGGTAGCCCGTTTTGAGCAAAACGGTTCAACCGGTATTAACGCGGTTTGCGATGAAGACATCGAGACCTTTACCGCTGCCGAATGGAAAGCCAAAAGCAACCGGGAACAACAGGAAGAACTGTTAAAATACCGCCTAACCTACCTGCGCGAAAGCACTGTTAACTGGTGCCCGGCATTAGGTACCGTATTGGCTAACGACGAAGTTAAAGACGGTTTCAGCGAGCGCGGTGGCTATCCAGTTGAACAGAAAAAAATGAACCAGTGGAGCATGCGTATTACTGCTTATGCCGAGCGTTTATTGCAAGGTTTGGATACTATTGACTGGCCCGAACCACTGAAGGAAATGCAGCGTAACTGGATCGGCAAAAGTACTGGTGCGAGTGTCAAATTCCCGATTGATAATTCTGACAAGAGCATTGAAGTTTTTACAACCCGTGTTGATACTATCTTCGGGGTGACTTTTGTAGTGCTTGCACCTGAACATGAACTGGTAGCCGAATTAACTACGCCTGAACAAAAGCAAAGCATAGAAACCTACATAGCCCAAACCAAAAAGAAAAGCGAGCTTGACCGCATGGCCGATACCAAAACGGTATCGGGCGCGTTTACCGGCAGCTACGTAAAAAACCCTCTGAACGGCGAGTTGATCCCACTATGGATTGCGGATTATGTATTGGCTGGCTATGGTACAGGGGCGGTAATGGCCGTACCATCGGGTGATCAGCGCGATTATCTGTTTGCCAAGCACTTCAATTTACCGATAGTCCCTATCATCGATATCCAAAATATAGAAACCGAAGCCGACCCGACCAAGGAAGGAAAATATGTCAATTCGGATTTCATTAACGGGCTGGATTATAAAAACGCTACGGCATCGGTAATTGCCAAATTGGAGGAAATTGGCGCCGGCAAAGCCAAAGTAAACTTCCGCATGCGCGATGCCATCTTCGGTCGCCAGCGTTATTGGGGCGAACCGGTGCCGGTATATTTTAAAGATGATCTGCCCTACCTGATAGGCGAGAACGAATTACCGTTGATACTGCCTGAGATAGATAAATACCTGCCTACCGAAAGCGGTGAGCCACCGTTGGGAAGGGCAACCGGCTGGAACTATAATGGCCAGGAATATGAATTAAGCACCATGCCCGGCTGGGCTGGCAGCAGCTGGTATTGGTACCGCTATATGGATGCCCATAACGATAAAGCCTTTGCATCGAAAGACGCTATTGCCTACTGGAAAGATGTTGACCTGTACATTGGCGGCAGCGAGCATGCTACCGGTCACCTGTTATACAGCCGTTTCTGGAACAAGTTTATGAAAGACCTTGACCTGGTGGTTGAGGAAGAACCTTTCAAAAAACTGATTAACCAGGGGATGATCCAGGGCAGGAGTAACTTTGTGTATCGTTTGGTTGATGATGAAGGACGCGGCACTAATACTTTTGTATCAAACGGTTTAAAATCACAATACAAAACATCGGCATTGCATGTGGATGTCAATATTGTAGATAACGATATACTGAACATAGATAAATTCAAAACATGGCGTGAAGAGTATGCCGATGCGGAATTTGTTTTAGAGAACGGTAAATACGTTTGCGGTGTTGAGGTTGAAAAAATGTCAAAATCCAAGTTCAACGTGGTTAATCCTGATGATTTGGTGGAACGTTTTGGCGCCGATACCCTGCGCATGTACGAAATGTTTTTAGGTCCGTTGGAGCAAAGCAAGCCGTGGAACACTAACGGGATTGAAGGTGTGTTCAAGTTCCTGCGTAAATTCTGGCGTTTATTTCACGATGCCGACTGGAACTTCAAAGTATCGGATGCGGAACCAACTAAAGCCGAGCTGAAATCGCTGCATAAGATCATCCGCAAGGTGGAAGAAGATATCGAGCGTTTCTCGTTCAATACCTCGGTATCCAGCTTTATGATAGCAGTTAACGAGTTGACCGACCAGAAATGTAATAACCGTGCGATATTGCAGGACATGGTGATCGTTTTATCAGCCTACGCCCCGCACATTTGCGAGGAATTATGGGTGTTGTTAGGCAACGAAGCCGGTACGCTATCCTACGCGCCATACCCAAAATATAACCCGGCTTATATGATAGAGGATGAGTTTTCGTACCCGATATCTATTAACGGCAAAACCAAAACCAACATCAGCATATCGCTAAGTCTTGACCCACCAGCTGTGGAAGCGCTCATCCGCGAACACGCCGATGTACAGAAATACCTGGCCGGTGCCGCCATTAAAAAGATAATTGTAGTAAAGGGCCGGATTGTGAATATTGTGGTGTAGGAACCTGGATGTCATTTCGAACGAGGAACGAGGAGAAATCTTATACATGCGATAAGTAAACCGTATAAGATTTCTCCTCACCCCGTTACACAATCCGCCCCGGTTCGTTCGCAATGACATAATTGATTTTTATTCATTCCCTTTCAAATACCCATTTCCGCCATTCGCCTGCTGTAATCCACCATTCGCCGAAAAAGCATTGGCGAAGAGGATCAGCCCATTATTTTTGCACCATGTTTATGGATGAAAATTTTAAAAAATCTTGTAACATTTCATCAAAAACAAACTCTTATTCCAAAATTAACCATAAATGAAACGTATAATTTTACTTTTAGCAATATTCTGTTCCGTATTATCGGCCCATGCGCAATTTGGCGGAGGTGGTTCGTCCATCGTGGGAAAGATCTCGGGAACAGTTATAGATTCTATAACCAAAAAACCGGTGGATTATGCCACTATTAGTGTGTTCCACAGCGGTGGTAAAGCACCACTAAACGGGGTGGTAACCGACGAAAAAGGTAAATTTAACCTGAACAATTTACCTTCCGGTAAATATAAAATTACAGTGGCTTTTATTGGTTATGGTACAAAAACTTTCGACCCGGTTGTTACCACGCTTTCTAAGCCTGATAATAACATGGGCACCATTATCCTGGCCCCAAGCTCAAAATCACTTCAACAGGTTGACGTGGTTGGTCAGCGTGCGCTGA belongs to Mucilaginibacter boryungensis and includes:
- the leuS gene encoding leucine--tRNA ligase yields the protein MDYQFKDIEQKWQQFWADNKTFAADNQSAKPKYYVLDMFPYPSGAGLHVGHPLGYIASDIFARYKRLKGFNVLHPMGYDSFGLPAEQYAIQTGQHPAITTETNIATYRRQLDQLGFSFDWSREVRTSSPDYYKWTQWIFMQLFNSWYNKDTDKAESISTLVARFEQNGSTGINAVCDEDIETFTAAEWKAKSNREQQEELLKYRLTYLRESTVNWCPALGTVLANDEVKDGFSERGGYPVEQKKMNQWSMRITAYAERLLQGLDTIDWPEPLKEMQRNWIGKSTGASVKFPIDNSDKSIEVFTTRVDTIFGVTFVVLAPEHELVAELTTPEQKQSIETYIAQTKKKSELDRMADTKTVSGAFTGSYVKNPLNGELIPLWIADYVLAGYGTGAVMAVPSGDQRDYLFAKHFNLPIVPIIDIQNIETEADPTKEGKYVNSDFINGLDYKNATASVIAKLEEIGAGKAKVNFRMRDAIFGRQRYWGEPVPVYFKDDLPYLIGENELPLILPEIDKYLPTESGEPPLGRATGWNYNGQEYELSTMPGWAGSSWYWYRYMDAHNDKAFASKDAIAYWKDVDLYIGGSEHATGHLLYSRFWNKFMKDLDLVVEEEPFKKLINQGMIQGRSNFVYRLVDDEGRGTNTFVSNGLKSQYKTSALHVDVNIVDNDILNIDKFKTWREEYADAEFVLENGKYVCGVEVEKMSKSKFNVVNPDDLVERFGADTLRMYEMFLGPLEQSKPWNTNGIEGVFKFLRKFWRLFHDADWNFKVSDAEPTKAELKSLHKIIRKVEEDIERFSFNTSVSSFMIAVNELTDQKCNNRAILQDMVIVLSAYAPHICEELWVLLGNEAGTLSYAPYPKYNPAYMIEDEFSYPISINGKTKTNISISLSLDPPAVEALIREHADVQKYLAGAAIKKIIVVKGRIVNIVV